A genomic window from Planococcus rifietoensis includes:
- a CDS encoding Cof-type HAD-IIB family hydrolase, protein MKQHLIVLDLDGTLLTDQKVISPKTKTILNQAQLAGHQVMIATGRPYRASEIYYRELGLNTPIVNFNGAFVHHPNDERWGLHHTPIGLDVVHEVVESMHAFDFHNIVAEVLDDVYVHHHDEKLMDIFSFGDPSITTGDLRNYLKTDPTSMLIHAPYEKVHAIHDHLSEVHAEVIDHRRWGAPWHVIEIVRSGMNKAVGIDRVSKSLGIAKEHIIAFGDEDNDLEMIDFAGVGVAMGNAISPLKNIANEITLTNNEDGIAELLMDRLKLKL, encoded by the coding sequence ATGAAACAACATTTAATCGTACTCGACTTGGACGGAACATTATTGACCGACCAAAAAGTCATTTCACCTAAAACCAAGACTATTTTGAATCAAGCTCAACTAGCAGGCCACCAGGTCATGATTGCGACTGGGCGCCCATACCGCGCAAGCGAAATCTATTACCGCGAACTTGGCCTCAACACGCCGATTGTCAATTTCAATGGAGCTTTTGTCCATCACCCGAATGACGAACGCTGGGGGCTCCACCATACGCCGATCGGCTTGGATGTCGTACACGAAGTCGTCGAATCGATGCACGCTTTCGATTTCCACAACATCGTCGCGGAAGTATTGGATGATGTGTATGTCCACCACCATGATGAGAAACTGATGGACATTTTCAGTTTCGGTGACCCTAGCATCACCACGGGAGATTTGCGCAATTATTTAAAGACTGATCCGACGTCGATGCTTATCCACGCACCTTACGAAAAAGTCCACGCCATCCACGACCACCTTTCGGAAGTGCATGCGGAAGTCATTGACCATCGCCGCTGGGGCGCACCGTGGCACGTTATTGAAATTGTCCGCTCTGGCATGAACAAAGCTGTCGGCATCGACCGTGTCTCAAAATCATTGGGCATCGCGAAAGAGCATATCATCGCATTTGGCGATGAAGACAACGATCTGGAAATGATCGACTTTGCGGGAGTCGGTGTTGCCATGGGCAATGCCATTTCCCCTCTGAAAAATATCGCCAACGAGATCACCCTGACGAATAATGAAGACGGCATCGCTGAATTGCTGATGGACCGCTTGAAATTGAAACTTTAA